From Mycosarcoma maydis chromosome 16, whole genome shotgun sequence, a single genomic window includes:
- a CDS encoding uncharacterized protein (related to XPT1 - xanthine phosphoribosyl transferase), with translation MSQEQLPDDHFRPTYEDIHVQIGEAARRIKAEFDPDLMVAIGGGGFYPARVLRTFLKKPSALDPTKLRNIPIQAIGLSLYEEVSGTSEGQIGNEVVRTQWLDAKTVSGRKGPGKIEEGKDAGGLLGKNVLIVDEVDDSRTTLQYAYSELLKDVKNAIANLSAEERQNLAPTRFAIFVVHNKEKAGGKRGTLPILPKQLSKNQDKIIDGLSEGVRYYSTQDIGDVWICYPWEEEDIIEHNRLAALAKKLGVNQPN, from the coding sequence ATGTCTCAAGAACAACTTCCAGACGACCACTTCCGCCCCACTTACGAGGATATCCATGTCCAGATCGGCGAAGCGGCGCGCAGGATCAAGGCCGAGTTTGATCCGGATCTCATGGTTGCCatcggcggtggtggatTCTATCCGGCTCGTGTGCTGCGAACTTTCCTCAAGAAGCCTTCTGCGCTCGACCCCACGAAGCTCCGCAACATTCCCATCCAAGCTATTGGCTTGAGTCTGTACGAAGAAGTCTCAGGAACTTCGGAAGGTCAGATTGGCAACGAGGTAGTGCGCACCCAGTGGCTTGATGCCAAGACGGTCAGCGGCCGTAAAGGTCCAGGCAAGATTGAGGAGGGCAAGGATGCCGGAGGACTGCTCGGAAAGAATGTGCTTATTGTCGATGAGGTGGATGATTCGCGAACCACTCTTCAATATGCCTATTCGGAACTCCTCAAGGATGTCAAAAACGCCATTGCCAATCTCTCGGCTGAGGAGCGTCAGAATCTCGCACCGACTCGATTTGCCATCTTTGTAGTGCACAACAAAGAAAAGGCCGGCGGCAAGCGTGGAACCCTGCCGATCTTGCCCAAACAGCTCTCCAAGAACCAAGATAAGATAATTGATGGCCTCAGTGAAGGCGTACGATACTATTCTACGCAGGATATTGGCGACGTTTGGATTTGCTACCCTTGGGAGGAAGAAGATATCATTGAGCACAATCGCCTGGCCGCTTTGGCCAAAAAGCTCGGCGTCAACCAGCCCAACTAA
- a CDS encoding uncharacterized protein (related to RLR1 - Subunit of the THO complex (C-terminal fragment)) — translation RTARLFKQQKFNLLREENEGYTALITEILTNLGPSVAPVRLQPSSRLDFTAPAAIFAADSVTVVETESPLVRNRRAARVMNNVQALIGYFDLDANRVFDVILDLFAAEIMRHYPFFLALLALLAESPCANVDAPSASASTSNGTATNLFAGIDLDLSSDSGDRICAQLLGFKFAHYCHPDTNEATPDELYFLAALLIKVGLVRFADLYPHLSPNEQDMNKLHAKHRQAMSAKVSSARANALSMAAPLTDDTDSSSTHKDSSKATADAAPKEPPYQIVGLLRALLAFGDLRHALFILTRYPWLCSAFDEIADPFIRLLNVIIQPAYDEISYSRMNPALASAAVTAPRPRWDSKRQEVVPPTVKSLVLTRKVPEPAPSLNCQQVFFYPHWTDSLPTCRNLDDVVRIFLPLLKVLGVSLWRDAALLQKVCRLTKVGFRLANATVTADSSASADMFDDFGESQQQDEAQIWYDVLRFHLLPALSLSPSNSGIVDEIWMLVRIMPYEKRFSLYGQWKNELYQLPELRAAQASTEKEAKGILKRISKDNLKQSGRNLAKASHSNPTIFFTIALNQVQAYDNLIQPLVESAKYLSQFEYDIFSFNLVDALSNPEKERTKQDGTNISLWLKSLAAFCGTLFRRYAMMDCTPILQYLVNQLKANNSKDLVIMSELITKMSGIEPLANLADAQIAALTGGRHLHMEAMMAVNALTGSKERLAYRRSGQRLLNALIESKLSVPLLILVAQQRQACIHIVPESEAHLKYLGNLYDSCQEVLLQYVEFLFNHLETADYASLVPSLQHLCVRFGIEPAMAFYISRPKLVHSMRQVEAAEAAERLRAELTASRAKAKAAEDQLAIPDEARPNPSAQLQGSALAANPNKDADVVMEDVEASTSDTKDSEANDTSGKEADTAAPGIVAEGGKDEPSSPAAEPWHKGLLDAIAAAKNMLPESAQTSLGVHFYVTFWQLSLADVSVPIERYQQEVKRLNALIRDTNIDEQRTRLQDTIGQLNAEMKDQMKSHEVTRKRLLAEKDHWFRDSADRGAIVTHLIQYCLFPRALLSPTDAILAGKFIRTAHNLGTRNFSSLTAYDKVFVDHISAVIFSCTENEARNYSRFLCTVLSDLTPWHRQAETYAKEAIGQKLPGFQMRWHDRHGGEEIPAADLLSWEKFRIIFCKWQDCLQRAFKNCLSSGEYMRIRNTIIVMTRISPFYPLIESNGTEISALVEALAANEQRGDLKILAQGLLATLKSRKKSWIPLHQACTVPNPPTVVKTPASIPPPHPNNAGKAATATPIPISSSSSSEKDTQAPPDKGKTQASSWPKETANTIPQAQPRKETAASVSSLSNSGTADKVTEKAGTPVAAAPRASAASAGASSRGPATRVPPSANLPTRPALASQKTAPTEPKDRRSALPSSSASNEPRRGAERGSTKVDEASGRGAAGGRSQAVPPSGPRGELARDVGLPSRPSREPTAFNDRSSASNGAGHRHVPSQVPRESIDKPLARTTVTMTPPTGPASTSSAQAVRSRAERDRSERSASASLVPINKDKDERERERVRDRNDRQSDRDKTRVSERERERERERDKDRDRRERERERERERDRSARDRDRDRDRDRDRDRENERERERERERERERDKEVRDRERTRERERASSNRGRDREDRRREGGSAQASRNGTPVRDVGDASRASGFNTPLAPRQDREAQQQHDRESVAATTSSARSTPGVGAPTDEVRIRTAPEAQRKRTLVDRLGGSAAASSGSASPIRPPGIETDPRVSRDVADSAKRIKIDRTQKYANARPHAPSTIPDAPQSDRRQQPSSRNSFGSAARRDGGRDHRRDRSARRAGNA, via the coding sequence TTCGCACCGCTAGGCTCTTCAAGCAGCAAAAGTTCAACCTCCTTCGCGAGGAAAATGAAGGTTATACTGCCCTCATCACCGAAATCCTCACCAATCTCGGCCCTTCCGTAGCTCCAGTCCGGCTTCAACCATCGAGTCGGCTTGATTTCACTGCCCCGGCTGCCATCTTCGCCGCTGATTCAGTCACCGTCGTCGAAACCGAATCGCCGCTTGTTCGAAATCGTCGCGCAGCACGCGTCATGAACAACGTACAAGCGCTCATCGGCTATTTTGACCTGGATGCTAACCGTGTTTTTGATGTTATCCTCGATCTATTCGCCGCCGAAATCATGCGCCATTACCCTTTCTTCCTCGCTTTGCTTGCCTTGCTTGCCGAATCTCCCTGCGCAAATGTGGACGCACCATCCGCTTCAGCATCCACCTCCAACGGCACTGCTACCAACCTCTTCGCCGGtatcgatctcgacctctCATCTGACTCGGGCGATCGTATCTGTGCTCAACTTCTCGGCTTCAAATTTGCACACTACTGCCACCCCGACACCAACGAGGCCACTCCGGACGAGCTCTACTTTCTTGCCGCTCTTCTCATCAAAGTTGGTCTTGTCCGTTTCGCCGACCTCTACCCTCACCTCTCACCCAACGAACAAGACATGAACAAGCTTCACGCCAAACACCGTCAAGCCATGTCTGCCAAAGTATCcagcgctcgagccaaCGCTCTCTCTATGGCTGCGCCTCTCACCGACGACACAGACTCATCCTCTACACACAAAGATTCATCCAAAGCCAccgccgatgctgctccGAAGGAGCCACCATACCAGATTGTCGGTCTACTCCGAGCTTTACTTGCCTTTGGTGACTTGCGACACGCCCTGTTCATCCTCACACGCTACCCGTGGCTCTGCTCCGCTTTCGACGAAATCGCCGACCCATTCATCCGCTTGCTGAACGTCATCATACAGCCCGCTTACGACGAGATATCCTATTCTCGTATGAACCCAGCACTCGCGAGTGCGGCTGTTACAGCGCCTAGGCCGCGTTGGGATAGCAAACGGCAGGAGGTCGTTCCACCGACTGTCAAGAGCCTTGTCTTGACTCGCAAAGTGCCCGAGCCTGCCCCTTCCTTGAATTGCCAGCAGGTCTTCTTCTATCCTCACTGGACTGACTCACTACCTACCTGTCGCAATCTCGACGACGTTGTTCGTATCTTTCTGCCACTCCTCAAGGTGCTGGGCGTATCTTTGTGGAGGGACGCCGCGCTGCTACAGAAAGTCTGCCGCCTCACCAAGGTCGGCTTCCGGCTGGCCAATGCTACAGTCACCGCCGAttcatcagcatcagccgaCATGTTCGATGATTTTGGCGAGTCCCAACAACAAGACGAGGCTCAGATCTGGTACGacgtcttgcgcttccATCTTTTGCCGGCactttctctctctccatCCAATTCGGGCATCGTTGACGAGATCTGGATGCTGGTCCGCATCATGCCGTACGAgaagcgcttctcgctaTACGGTCAATGGAAGAACGAACTTTACCAGCTTCCAGAGCTTCGCGCAGCCCAAGCTTCTACGGAAAAGGAGGCTAAGGGCATTCTTAAACGAATCAGCAAGGACAACCTCAAGCAATCTGGTCGCAATCTTGCCAAAGCCTCGCACTCCAACCCTACCATCTTCTTCACAATCGCCTTGAACCAAGTCCAGGCGTATGACAATCTGATCCAGCCACTGGTCGAATCCGCAAAATACCTTTCCCAATTCGAGTACGACATCTTTTCCTTCAATCTTGTCGACGCGCTCAGCAATCCAGAAAAGGAACGAACCAAGCAAGACGGTACCAACATCAGCTTGTGGCTCAAGAGTCTCGCTGCCTTTTGTGGCACCCTCTTTCGCCGCTACGCCATGATGGACTGCACTCCCATTCTGCAATACCTCGTCAACCAGCTCAAAGCCAACAACTCCAAGGATCTGGTCATCATGTCGGAACTCATCACCAAAATGTCCGGAATCGAGCCATTGGCCAATCTCGCCGATGCACAGATCGCCGCTCTGACCGGCGGCCGACACTTGCACATGGAAGCCATGATGGCCGTCAACGCACTCACTGGTAGCAAGGAGCGTCTCGCCTATCGTCGTTCGGGACAACGCCTACTGAACGCTCTGATCGAAAGCAAGCTCTCTGTTCCCCTTCTGATACTCGTCGCCCAACAGCGTCAGGCTTGTATTCACATTGTACCGGAGAGCGAGGCGCACCTCAAGTACCTCGGCAATCTGTATGACTCATGCCAAgaagtgctgctgcaatACGTCGAGTTCCTCTTCAATCATCTCGAGACTGCCGACTACGCCTCGCTCGTACCTTCGCTTCAACATCTCTGCGTTCGCTTCGGTATCGAGCCTGCCATGGCCTTCTACATTTCCAGACCCAAGCTCGTACATAGCATGAGACAGGTCGAGgcggcagaagcagcagaaaGGCTGCGCGCCGAGCTTACAGCGAGTCGCGCAAAGGCCAAGGCAGCCGAAGATCAACTTGCTATACCCGATGAAGCGCGACCAAATCCCTCAGCGCAGCTACAAGGCTCCGCACTAGCGGCAAATCCAAACAAGGATGCTGATGTCGTGATGGAGGATGTCGAAGCGTCCACGTCTGACACAAAGGACTCGGAAGCGAACGATACGAGCGGAAAGGAGGCAGACACCGCGGCACCCGGCATTGTGGCCGAGGGAGGGAAAGACGAACCCTCGTCACCAGCGGCAGAGCCATGGCACAAAGGTTTGCTGGATGCCATCGCGGCTGCCAAGAATATGCTGCCCGAATCTGCGCAAACTAGCCTTGGGGTTCACTTTTATGTCACTTTCTGGCAGCTCAGTCTCGCTGATGTTAGTGTCCCCATCGAGCGGTACCAGCAGGAGGTTAAGCGACTCAATGCCCTCATCCGCGATACCAACATCGATGAGCAGCGTACGCGCCTTCAAGATACCATTGGTCAGCTCAATGCCGAGATGAAGGATCAGATGAAGTCGCATGAAGTTACACGCAAACGCCTCTTGGCAGAAAAGGACCACTGGTTTCGCGACAGTGCGGATCGAGGCGCCATCGTGACGCATCTGATCCAATACTGTCTTTTCCCACGTGCCCTTCTCTCTCCGACCGACGCAATTCTTGCGGGAAAGTTCATTCGCACGGCGCACAACCTTGGTACGCGCAACTTTTCCAGTCTCACCGCCTACGACAAGGTCTTTGTTGACCACATTTCTGCCGTCATATTCTCTTGCACCGAGAACGAGGCGCGCAACTATTCGAGATTCCTCTGCACCGTTCTATCCGACCTCACCCCATGGCATCGTCAGGCCGAAACGTATGCCAAAGAGGCGATTGGACAGAAGCTGCCCGGCTTCCAGATGCGGTGGCATGACCGCCACGGTGGTGAAGAGATTCCTGCAGCTGACCTTCTCTCGTGGGAAAAGTTCCGAATCATCTTCTGCAAGTGGCAGGACTGCCTCCAGCGAGCTTTCAAGAATTGTCTGTCCTCCGGCGAATACATGCGCATTCGTAACACTATCATCGTGATGACACGGATCTCCCCCTTCTATCCGCTGATCGAATCCAATGGCACCGAAATCAGCGCGCTGGTCGAGGCACTTGCAGCCAACGAACAACGTGGAGACCTCAAGATTCTCGCACAGGGTCTGCTGGCCACTCTCAAGTCCCGCAAGAAGTCGTGGATTCCCTTGCATCAGGCCTGTACGGTGCCAAACCCTCCGACCGTGGTAAAAACTCCAGCTTCGAtccctcctcctcatcccAACAATGCTGGCAAggcagcaacggcaacaCCCATCCCCatctcctcttcttcctcctcggAAAAGGATACCCAGGCGCCACCGGATAAGGGCAAGACACAAGCATCGTCATGGCCCAAAGAGACGGCGAATACCATCCCGCAGGCACAGCCAAGGAAAGAAACTGCAGCCAGTGTCTCGTCTCTCTCTAACAGTGGCACTGCGGACAAAGTAACCGAGAAGGCCGGCACGCCtgtcgcagcagcgccgagagCTTCAGCTGCATCGGCAGGAGCAAGCAGCCGTGGACCGGCTACAAGGGTCCCACCCAGCGCAAACCTGCCAACTCGTCCAGCGCTTGCTTCGCAGAAAACAGCGCCCACAGAGCCCAAAGATCGACGATCAGCTCTTCCAAGTAGCTCAGCATCCAATGAGCCTCGGCGAGGAGCCGAGCGGGGCAGCACCAAGGTGGACGAAGCTTCGGGAcgtggtgctgctggtgggCGTAGCCAGGCTGTGCCACCATCTGGGCCTCGCGGCGAGCTTGCACGCGATGTTGGACTCCCCTCGCGCCCTTCACGTGAGCCTACAGCGTTCAACGATCGCAGCAGTGCGAGCAATGGAGCGGGACATCGACATGTGCCTTCTCAAGTACCTCGTGAATCCATCGACAAGCCGCTGGCACGTACAACAGTCACGATGACTCCACCTACTGGACCTGCCAGCACCTCGAGCGCACAAGCAGTACGCTCTCGCGCCGAACGCGATCGTAGTGAGCGTTCGGCGTCAGCTTCCTTGGTTCCAATcaacaaggacaaggatgaGCGAGAACGTGAGCGTGTACGCGATCGCAATGATCGCCAAAGCGACCGCGACAAGACACGCGTTTCGGAGCGCGAACGTGaacgcgagcgcgagcgtgATAAGGATCGGGATCGACGCGAACGAGAGCGGGAACGGGAACGGGAACGGGATCGCTCTGCTCGAGACCGcgatcgtgatcgtgatcgtgatcgagaccgagaccgTGAAAATGAACGCGAACGCGAACGCGAAAGGGAGAGGGAGAGGGAGAGGGACAAAGAGGTACGCGATCGGGAGCGGACACGAGAGCGGGAGCGTGCAAGCAGCAATCGGGGACGTGATCGAGAAGATAGGCGGCGAGAGGGCGGGAGCGCGCAAGCAAGTCGGAATGGCACGCCCGTGCGCGATGTTGGGGATGCGTCGCGTGCAAGCGGCTTCAACACGCCGCTTGCTCCTCGTCAAGATCGcgaagcacagcagcagcatgaTCGCGAATCGGTAGCAGCTACAACCAGTTCGGCTCGGTCTACGCCGGGCGTTGGCGCGCCCACGGACGAAGTGCGCATCCGCACTGCGCCGGAAGCTCAAAGAAAACGCACACTGGTTGATCGGCTCGGCGGCTCGGCGGCTGCGTCCTCGGGCAGCGCATCTCCGATTCGCCCTCCCGGAATCGAGACGGATCCACGCGTGTCGAGAGACGTTGCTGATTCGGCCAAACGCATCAAGATTGACCGCACTCAGAAGTACGCCAATGCACGTCCACACGCGCCTTCCACGATCCCTGATGCACCGCAGTCGGACAGGAGGCAGCAGCCATCCTCTCGCAACTCGTTCGGCTCcgcagctcgtcgtgaTGGCGGCCGCGATCACCGGCGAGATCGCTCGGCCCGCAGAGCCGGCAACGCATGA